In one window of Gudongella oleilytica DNA:
- a CDS encoding MOSC domain-containing protein: MKVERITFKDLNGRTESQSRAVLIEGLGIEGDLKANGGDRQISLLPLWVRERIEQGKVEGLCISRFRENITWSGEGELVKGDKYKIGEVLLEISKLSKKCFGECHNIVKNTPCPLIFTVSYAIILRGGVIKINDEIEPLQS; encoded by the coding sequence ATGAAGGTGGAGAGAATAACTTTTAAGGACCTGAATGGTAGAACTGAAAGCCAGAGCCGGGCTGTATTGATAGAAGGACTTGGCATAGAAGGAGATCTCAAGGCGAATGGAGGCGATAGACAGATTTCCTTGCTGCCTCTTTGGGTCAGGGAGAGGATCGAGCAGGGAAAAGTTGAAGGCCTTTGCATCTCCAGGTTCAGGGAGAATATCACCTGGTCGGGAGAAGGTGAGCTGGTTAAGGGTGATAAGTATAAAATTGGTGAAGTATTGCTGGAGATTTCAAAATTGAGCAAAAAATGCTTTGGCGAATGTCACAATATTGTCAAAAACACTCCCTGTCCACTAATATTTACTGTCAGCTATGCAATTATTTTAAGGGGCGGAGTCATAAAAATAAATGACGAAATTGAGCCATTGCAATCGTGA
- a CDS encoding ATPase has product MAMDAIQIVKEAEEKAREILDSTTAAAKRAAEEAVKNADEEYHRILTQAESEAEMIKNRAIEEGEAIAKPILEKGQSEAEAIRGIDSVKLDRIVDIIIERIVKTDGNS; this is encoded by the coding sequence ATGGCAATGGATGCTATTCAGATTGTTAAGGAAGCGGAGGAGAAGGCGAGGGAAATTCTCGACTCAACCACTGCTGCAGCAAAGAGAGCCGCTGAGGAAGCAGTTAAAAATGCTGATGAGGAGTACCACAGAATACTGACTCAAGCGGAATCAGAGGCTGAGATGATAAAAAATAGAGCAATTGAAGAAGGAGAAGCCATAGCAAAACCGATTCTGGAAAAGGGTCAGTCAGAGGCTGAGGCCATAAGGGGCATCGACAGCGTCAAGCTGGACAGAATCGTTGATATTATAATCGAGAGGATCGTGAAGACTGATGGCAATAGTTAA
- a CDS encoding dipeptidase — translation MRKIIALVLAFSILIIGTAFVYSKRNGVMIPLKLHIESVVVDSHNDTMMKIVDEETWLPSVDLRGDTDLQIDLAKLRAGNLSVPLFAAYSSPYHGNPDRSVSRTLALINALYYTEKHNRDILKISSSYKEIEAALLKKMIAAVPAIEGAYSLSEGNAHELLKQYDDLGIKAIGFTWNYSNALGEGLYRSYADRDGSFSQGGLTELGRKTVEEMNRLGMVIDVSHLAETSFWDVIETSRLPIIASHSGAFSEFIHERNLKDDQILAIKENGGVVGVVFYTDFISEPGTASISRIVDHIDHIVKLAGIDHAGLGSDFDGAVMPQDLGDSSGMYKITEELVKRGYSELDIKKILGLNMLRVIKENDMARIEEPSLEGVTITPLLQMGERFITKTPSLRASITGNNGKDLSYRVILNGIPHKAVIENDQILLDISSPLKEKFYVVTFEASDGSGSVERATRILYIEEN, via the coding sequence ATGAGGAAGATAATTGCCCTTGTGTTGGCATTTTCAATACTTATAATCGGAACAGCCTTTGTATATTCAAAACGAAATGGAGTGATGATACCCTTGAAGCTGCACATAGAATCAGTTGTAGTAGATTCACACAATGATACCATGATGAAGATAGTGGATGAAGAGACATGGCTTCCTTCAGTTGATTTAAGGGGAGACACCGACCTGCAGATAGATCTTGCAAAGCTAAGGGCGGGCAACCTGAGCGTTCCGCTCTTTGCAGCTTACTCGTCTCCATACCATGGGAATCCGGACAGAAGCGTAAGCAGGACTCTTGCTCTGATCAATGCGCTCTATTATACGGAGAAGCACAACAGGGATATACTTAAAATATCCTCCAGCTACAAGGAAATAGAAGCTGCCTTGTTAAAAAAGATGATAGCAGCTGTGCCTGCAATCGAAGGAGCCTATTCCTTGTCTGAGGGAAATGCGCACGAGCTCCTTAAGCAGTATGACGATCTGGGGATCAAAGCCATAGGATTTACCTGGAATTACTCAAATGCACTTGGCGAAGGATTATACAGGTCTTATGCCGACAGAGACGGCAGCTTTTCTCAGGGTGGACTAACTGAGCTGGGAAGAAAAACTGTTGAAGAAATGAACCGGCTTGGAATGGTGATTGATGTTAGTCATCTTGCTGAAACGAGCTTCTGGGATGTGATAGAGACTTCCAGGCTGCCGATCATCGCGTCCCACTCCGGTGCGTTTTCAGAGTTTATCCACGAGAGAAACCTCAAGGACGATCAGATCCTTGCAATCAAGGAGAACGGCGGAGTGGTAGGTGTCGTATTCTATACGGACTTTATCAGTGAACCGGGCACTGCATCAATATCCAGGATAGTTGATCACATAGACCACATAGTGAAGCTTGCAGGCATTGATCACGCAGGACTTGGCTCAGACTTTGACGGCGCGGTAATGCCGCAAGATCTGGGGGATTCCTCCGGGATGTATAAGATAACTGAGGAGCTTGTAAAAAGAGGTTACTCTGAGCTTGATATTAAGAAGATACTTGGCTTGAATATGCTTAGAGTGATTAAGGAAAATGACATGGCAAGGATAGAGGAGCCATCACTTGAAGGAGTAACTATAACACCGCTTCTTCAGATGGGTGAGCGGTTTATTACGAAAACGCCTTCTCTTAGGGCGTCCATAACAGGAAATAATGGCAAGGATTTGAGTTATCGGGTGATACTAAACGGTATTCCCCATAAAGCAGTGATAGAGAATGATCAAATCCTGCTGGATATCTCCTCGCCCCTTAAAGAGAAGTTCTATGTAGTTACCTTCGAAGCAAGCGATGGATCAGGCTCGGTTGAAAGAGCCACGAGGATACTGTATATAGAAGAAAATTAA
- a CDS encoding cytochrome b5 domain-containing protein yields MKRKYFNLLLILAIAIMVLAGCATAPAEEPAEEPSEELVLTLEELAEYDGKDGRRAYVAVDGIIYDMTDSPAWKEGGHNGFQAGQDLTDAIKNDSPHGVGKLENVPAVGKLAD; encoded by the coding sequence ATGAAAAGAAAGTATTTTAATCTGCTACTGATATTGGCGATAGCCATAATGGTTTTGGCTGGTTGTGCAACTGCACCTGCAGAAGAGCCGGCAGAGGAGCCCTCTGAGGAGCTGGTGCTGACACTCGAGGAGTTGGCTGAATACGATGGAAAAGATGGAAGAAGAGCCTACGTTGCAGTTGATGGCATCATATATGATATGACAGACTCGCCTGCTTGGAAGGAAGGCGGGCACAATGGCTTCCAGGCCGGACAGGATTTGACAGATGCTATCAAAAACGATTCCCCGCATGGAGTTGGAAAGCTTGAAAATGTTCCTGCAGTTGGAAAGCTGGCAGACTAA
- a CDS encoding rhodanese-like domain-containing protein yields the protein MKSKARIMSLLLVLMMFATVLTACAPEAEPAPAPAERKTLTGIGEGFGGEIKATVVVEGDKIISVEVVGEDETAGVGTPALEQLPAIIVEANSTEVDVISGATYTSEGIIYAVNNALDPAAYPAPEPAPAEPALIEEDVLREAALNLLNNIPDNNFIMASDAALALAEENPDAVLWVDLRAAEDYAKGHITNAVNIPWATLGDNLEVLPMNKQIIFQCYSGQTSAQATALAQMLGFNAVSFRGGMNFGWAPLNLGEDTLQMDANPLPAAKAPELDEKEQIIWDAVKAYFPPEKNNIIAPADLLALVEENPDAITVLDIRAAEDYAKGHIETAMNIPFKTVGANIDQIPMNRPVYVTCYTGQTAGITIAPMRIMGFNAISLNRGMTGWDGEALPTVTE from the coding sequence ATGAAAAGCAAAGCACGAATTATGAGCCTGCTTTTGGTACTTATGATGTTTGCAACAGTGCTTACAGCATGCGCACCAGAGGCAGAACCTGCACCTGCACCAGCAGAGCGAAAGACTCTTACTGGAATCGGCGAGGGATTTGGAGGGGAAATAAAGGCAACTGTTGTAGTAGAAGGCGATAAGATAATCAGCGTTGAGGTAGTTGGAGAGGATGAGACTGCTGGAGTAGGCACACCAGCTCTTGAACAGCTTCCAGCTATTATTGTTGAAGCTAATTCAACAGAAGTTGATGTAATATCTGGAGCTACATATACCAGCGAAGGGATAATATATGCGGTGAATAATGCATTGGATCCTGCCGCCTATCCAGCACCAGAACCAGCACCTGCAGAACCAGCTCTAATAGAAGAGGATGTACTTAGGGAAGCTGCTTTGAACTTGTTGAACAATATTCCTGACAACAACTTCATAATGGCTTCAGACGCAGCATTGGCACTTGCTGAGGAAAATCCCGATGCAGTACTTTGGGTAGACCTTAGAGCAGCTGAAGACTATGCTAAGGGTCATATAACAAACGCAGTAAACATTCCATGGGCTACACTTGGAGATAACCTTGAGGTCCTTCCAATGAACAAGCAGATCATATTCCAGTGCTATTCTGGACAAACCTCTGCTCAGGCAACTGCACTTGCTCAAATGCTGGGCTTCAATGCAGTATCCTTCAGAGGTGGAATGAACTTTGGATGGGCTCCCCTAAACCTTGGAGAGGACACACTGCAAATGGATGCTAATCCACTTCCTGCAGCAAAGGCTCCTGAGCTTGACGAGAAAGAGCAAATCATCTGGGATGCTGTAAAGGCTTATTTCCCACCAGAAAAGAACAATATCATAGCTCCTGCAGATCTTCTTGCATTGGTAGAAGAAAATCCGGATGCAATAACAGTTCTGGACATCAGAGCGGCAGAGGACTATGCTAAGGGACACATTGAAACTGCAATGAACATCCCATTTAAGACTGTCGGAGCAAATATCGATCAGATCCCGATGAACAGACCAGTTTATGTTACCTGCTACACAGGGCAGACAGCTGGAATTACAATAGCTCCAATGAGGATCATGGGCTTTAACGCAATCAGCCTTAACAGAGGAATGACCGGTTGGGATGGAGAAGCTCTTCCCACAGTAACTGAGTAA
- a CDS encoding multiheme c-type cytochrome — protein MFLVSEEFVASTHGSLGCITCHGGENAPDKAVAHTDMNPYPSRDYESTCSACHSDVTGDFDTAIHFNLNGMANGLSEYAGITSLSESPHHEEVFGNDCYKCHATCGDCHVSRPKNFSNGLVEQHTFQGTPSMENNCYACHNARNGGEFMGLVGFGSDVHFDAGMTCMDCHPVNNFHGTGEVPYDMWEVDLPSCTDCHTDKDPAVATDVEHKVHGDSLSCQVCHAQANNNCYECHLDEKADGSGLQSSSEMKIQFRVGYNPEPTEERPYKYVVLRHVPGQESMLEVVEENMMPNFDQKVNWNYSPSHNVQKSTFQNESCEACHTNTRIWLTEDDLRETDSEANKALIPALPPSLDH, from the coding sequence ATGTTTTTAGTATCAGAGGAATTCGTTGCATCAACTCATGGAAGCCTGGGCTGCATCACCTGTCATGGTGGCGAAAACGCACCTGACAAAGCAGTTGCCCATACCGACATGAATCCTTATCCGTCAAGAGATTATGAATCAACCTGCAGCGCATGCCACTCCGATGTAACAGGAGATTTCGACACTGCCATCCACTTCAACCTTAATGGAATGGCTAATGGTCTCTCGGAGTATGCAGGAATAACATCGTTGTCAGAGTCACCCCATCATGAAGAGGTATTTGGCAATGACTGTTACAAATGCCATGCAACCTGCGGGGACTGCCACGTCAGCAGACCAAAGAATTTTTCCAACGGTCTTGTTGAACAGCACACATTCCAGGGTACTCCTTCAATGGAGAACAACTGCTACGCATGCCATAATGCAAGAAACGGTGGAGAGTTTATGGGATTGGTAGGCTTTGGCAGTGACGTCCACTTTGATGCAGGCATGACTTGTATGGACTGTCACCCGGTCAACAACTTCCATGGAACCGGAGAAGTACCTTATGATATGTGGGAGGTTGATCTACCGAGCTGTACCGACTGCCACACTGACAAGGATCCTGCAGTTGCAACAGACGTAGAGCATAAGGTCCATGGGGATTCGCTTTCATGTCAGGTATGTCACGCTCAGGCAAACAACAACTGCTACGAGTGTCACCTTGACGAAAAAGCTGATGGCTCAGGACTACAAAGCTCCTCGGAAATGAAAATTCAGTTTAGAGTAGGCTATAATCCCGAGCCTACTGAGGAAAGACCTTACAAGTATGTAGTACTTAGACACGTTCCCGGACAAGAATCCATGCTTGAGGTAGTTGAGGAGAATATGATGCCTAACTTTGACCAAAAGGTCAACTGGAACTATTCACCTTCCCACAATGTTCAGAAGAGCACCTTCCAGAACGAAAGCTGCGAAGCTTGCCATACCAACACCAGGATATGGCTTACCGAGGATGATTTAAGAGAAACGGACAGCGAGGCAAACAAGGCGCTTATTCCAGCGTTGCCGCCTTCACTGGATCACTAA
- a CDS encoding GNAT family N-acetyltransferase has product MYLHKKIKTEDALDIDRIQVRKAKPGDEEGIYRVACSVSGQKDSYQGFLMDDYHSDPEYYLNFFRDRIENLEYFFVATINSKIIGFSLSYKKSMWLKYYPDWIEKINWHPSFDKSFLNDFVLIDKTAIVAEHTGEGIGSLIYEEIIKQMRSHNIHYIFSETLVDPVPNFASLSFRKKQNYHLAGMRYEEHKGIMYTDLIYWKKI; this is encoded by the coding sequence ATGTACTTACATAAAAAGATAAAAACAGAAGATGCTCTTGACATAGACCGAATTCAGGTTCGTAAGGCAAAGCCGGGCGATGAGGAAGGAATTTACAGAGTAGCCTGCAGCGTCAGCGGACAAAAGGATTCATATCAAGGCTTTCTGATGGATGATTATCATTCAGACCCTGAATACTACTTGAATTTCTTCAGGGACAGAATAGAGAACCTGGAGTATTTTTTCGTGGCAACGATCAATAGTAAAATAATTGGATTTTCGCTCTCCTATAAGAAATCAATGTGGCTAAAGTATTATCCTGATTGGATAGAAAAAATCAACTGGCACCCCAGCTTTGATAAAAGCTTCCTCAATGATTTCGTACTCATCGACAAAACCGCAATAGTGGCTGAGCACACAGGTGAAGGAATAGGAAGCCTGATATATGAAGAGATCATCAAGCAGATGAGGTCTCATAATATCCATTACATATTCTCAGAGACTCTTGTGGATCCTGTACCGAACTTTGCGTCACTTTCATTCAGAAAGAAGCAAAATTACCATCTTGCAGGGATGAGATATGAGGAGCACAAAGGGATTATGTATACAGACCTGATTTACTGGAAGAAAATATGA
- a CDS encoding IS1634 family transposase encodes MRLSFSKSKNSTSLYVIKDVIEGNKRTTKIVEKLGTVRELEEKLNGQDPIEWAKEYIDELNKKEDEQNRDVIVKYSQSRQIDKNIQRSFNGGYLFLQQLYHMLGLNKICDNISAKYKFEFNLDSILSRLIYGRILFPSSKLNTYQESSNLLEEPDFDLQHIYRALEVIAKESDYIQSKLYENSLSVSKRNDRILYYDCTNYFFEIENEDGLKQYGFSKEHKPNPIVGMGLFMDGDGIPLAFDIHSGNTNEQTTLKPLEKRIFKDFELSKFIVCTDAGLSSTDNRKFNDINGRAFITTQSVKKLKKHLKEWALDPTGWHLAGSDNLFDINLIDQDGENYDKYKNKTFYKERWIKEDGLEQKLIVTYSLKYRDYQRKIRAGQLERAAKLITNRKSDIKKKNQNDFRRFISSTNVTKDGEIADETIYGIDTDAVVKEEKYDGFYAVCTNLEDDAEAITKINHRRWEIEECFRIMKSEFKARPVYLSRDDRIQAHFTTCFLALVLYRYLEKLLGEQFTSQEIINGLRDMNFYSIPTEGYIPTYTRTDFTDALHEAFGFRTDYEIVSIKKMKNYFKETKKKNTLRSF; translated from the coding sequence ATGAGATTATCATTTTCAAAGTCTAAGAATTCGACTTCACTTTATGTTATCAAAGATGTTATAGAAGGAAATAAACGTACTACTAAAATAGTTGAGAAATTAGGTACTGTAAGAGAATTAGAAGAAAAATTAAATGGACAAGATCCTATTGAATGGGCAAAAGAATATATTGATGAATTAAATAAAAAGGAAGATGAACAAAATAGAGATGTTATTGTGAAATATAGTCAATCAAGGCAAATTGATAAGAATATCCAAAGGTCTTTTAATGGTGGATATTTATTCTTACAGCAGCTTTATCATATGCTTGGACTAAATAAGATCTGTGATAATATCTCTGCTAAATATAAGTTTGAATTTAATCTTGACTCAATTCTTTCAAGGTTAATTTACGGAAGAATCCTTTTTCCTTCTTCAAAATTAAATACTTATCAGGAGTCTAGTAATCTTTTAGAAGAGCCAGACTTTGATTTGCAGCATATTTATAGGGCTTTAGAGGTTATTGCAAAAGAAAGTGATTATATTCAGTCAAAACTCTATGAAAATAGTTTATCTGTTTCAAAAAGAAACGACCGTATTCTCTATTATGATTGCACTAATTATTTTTTTGAGATAGAAAATGAAGATGGACTTAAACAATATGGATTTTCTAAGGAACATAAGCCTAATCCTATAGTGGGAATGGGACTATTTATGGATGGTGATGGTATCCCCCTTGCTTTCGATATTCATAGTGGTAATACCAATGAACAAACTACTCTGAAACCGCTAGAGAAGAGAATTTTTAAAGACTTTGAGTTATCTAAATTCATTGTATGTACTGATGCTGGATTATCTTCAACAGATAATCGTAAATTTAATGACATAAATGGTAGAGCATTTATTACAACTCAGTCTGTAAAAAAATTAAAGAAACATTTGAAAGAGTGGGCTCTTGATCCAACAGGATGGCACCTAGCAGGCAGTGATAATTTATTTGATATTAACCTAATCGATCAAGATGGAGAAAACTATGATAAGTACAAAAATAAAACCTTTTACAAAGAACGTTGGATAAAAGAAGATGGGCTTGAGCAAAAGCTTATTGTTACCTATTCTCTCAAATACAGAGATTACCAACGAAAGATTAGAGCTGGGCAGCTAGAACGTGCAGCTAAGTTAATTACAAACAGAAAATCAGATATCAAAAAGAAAAATCAAAATGACTTCAGAAGGTTTATATCATCTACAAACGTTACAAAGGATGGAGAAATTGCAGATGAAACTATATATGGTATAGATACAGATGCAGTGGTTAAAGAAGAAAAGTATGATGGATTTTATGCTGTATGTACAAATTTAGAAGATGATGCTGAAGCTATTACAAAGATTAACCACAGAAGATGGGAAATTGAAGAATGTTTTAGAATTATGAAATCAGAATTTAAGGCAAGGCCTGTTTATTTAAGCAGAGACGATCGTATACAGGCACATTTCACTACATGTTTTCTTGCATTAGTTTTATATAGATATTTAGAGAAATTATTAGGTGAACAATTTACAAGTCAGGAGATTATTAATGGTTTAAGAGATATGAATTTCTACTCTATTCCAACAGAAGGATATATTCCAACCTACACGAGAACTGATTTTACTGATGCTTTGCATGAGGCATTTGGGTTCAGAACAGATTATGAGATAGTAAGCATAAAAAAGATGAAAAATTATTTTAAGGAAACAAAAAAGAAGAATACATTACGCAGTTTTTAA
- the ccsB gene encoding c-type cytochrome biogenesis protein CcsB encodes MDIIFYEELFFTLGFIAYTLSAIGFFIYVALKKDSVGKAAVLLATLGFAIHTLAIVLRVIESGRLPFSNQFEFATSFTWGIVMCYLVLHYAYKFTAVGAFVMPIAFLVMGYASMLPKNIKPLMPALQSGWLPLHVGTAVISYGAFAVAAGLSTMYLLNLRKGAGSSGKGSLPDAEVCDYLSYRVIAFGFLMLTLVIITGAIWAKAAWSRYWGWDPKETWSLITWLIYSVYLHLRFNRGWKGKPAALFSIIGFICVIFTFIGVNTFLPGIHSYR; translated from the coding sequence ATGGATATAATATTTTATGAGGAATTGTTTTTTACCTTGGGATTCATAGCATATACATTGTCTGCAATAGGATTTTTTATATATGTGGCACTTAAAAAGGATTCCGTTGGGAAAGCGGCTGTTCTGCTTGCAACACTGGGGTTTGCGATCCACACTCTGGCGATCGTCCTTAGGGTCATAGAGTCAGGCAGACTCCCCTTCAGCAATCAGTTCGAGTTTGCCACAAGCTTTACCTGGGGCATAGTAATGTGCTACCTCGTGCTTCACTATGCTTATAAATTCACTGCAGTAGGGGCATTTGTAATGCCTATAGCTTTCCTTGTGATGGGATATGCATCTATGCTTCCTAAGAATATCAAGCCCTTGATGCCAGCTCTTCAGAGCGGTTGGCTGCCACTTCATGTGGGAACGGCCGTAATAAGCTATGGGGCTTTTGCAGTAGCAGCCGGTCTGTCAACAATGTATCTTCTGAATCTCAGAAAAGGAGCAGGCTCATCCGGGAAGGGATCCTTGCCTGATGCTGAGGTATGCGACTACCTAAGTTATAGGGTAATTGCATTTGGATTCCTTATGCTGACTCTTGTGATCATAACCGGGGCAATCTGGGCAAAAGCTGCCTGGTCCAGGTATTGGGGATGGGATCCAAAGGAGACCTGGTCTTTGATAACCTGGCTTATATACTCAGTATATCTTCATCTCAGGTTCAATAGAGGATGGAAGGGTAAGCCCGCGGCATTATTTTCGATAATAGGCTTTATTTGCGTCATATTCACATTTATTGGAGTCAATACCTTCTTGCCGGGTATACACAGCTACCGATAA
- a CDS encoding cytochrome c biogenesis protein ResB: protein MTIKKFIRYLTSLGLAIALFILIAAYSIIGTVLPQGLQREFYIESYNSFGNIILAMQFDRVYSSWIFRVLLGVFIVNLVGCTLKILPSQLARLKEEYFPQPKADGDSYSLEQGEDEALKDQLKKQRYRITETDTGYRASKSRIGSIGSSVTHLGIIIIVLGSFLGNMFAEEGFFNLVPGDIKPFPEYGFSLRLDDFYLGFRENNTVEQYYSEVSVLSPEGGELKEKLWVNKPLKVQSLNFYQTSYGWASRLYIKDSTGEVLESRLLRSGESHFYQPSHITIYLYGYYPDFNITSQGEPLTMSEKENNPHYAVVLYQFNNHIGSYILEPGQTIDMDGYTISFNDSVLYTGLTYRKDFGYFFVLAGSLAMLLGLILSFYLYPRFIIVENGRVSPITRQNSWGFSYQVRRMLKQITGREVS, encoded by the coding sequence ATGACAATCAAGAAGTTCATCAGATATCTTACAAGTCTTGGGCTTGCGATCGCTCTTTTCATACTGATAGCAGCCTATTCCATCATTGGGACCGTTCTACCTCAGGGGTTGCAAAGGGAATTCTACATAGAAAGCTACAATAGTTTTGGAAACATAATACTTGCAATGCAGTTTGACAGAGTGTACAGCTCATGGATATTCAGGGTCCTTCTTGGAGTATTCATAGTAAATCTAGTGGGTTGTACCTTAAAAATACTTCCGTCACAGCTTGCCAGGCTGAAAGAGGAATATTTCCCACAGCCAAAGGCAGATGGAGACTCCTACAGCCTCGAACAGGGAGAAGATGAAGCCCTCAAGGATCAGCTTAAGAAACAGAGATATAGAATAACTGAAACTGATACAGGCTACAGAGCATCTAAAAGCAGAATAGGAAGTATAGGCTCTTCAGTGACCCATTTGGGGATAATCATAATAGTCCTTGGAAGCTTTTTGGGAAATATGTTTGCCGAGGAAGGATTTTTTAATCTGGTTCCTGGCGATATAAAGCCTTTCCCGGAATATGGCTTCTCCTTAAGACTGGATGATTTTTACCTGGGCTTTAGAGAAAACAATACTGTTGAGCAGTATTACAGTGAGGTTTCAGTCTTGAGCCCGGAAGGAGGGGAATTAAAGGAAAAGCTGTGGGTCAACAAACCATTGAAGGTCCAGTCACTTAATTTCTACCAGACAAGCTATGGCTGGGCAAGCAGACTGTATATCAAGGACTCAACAGGGGAGGTACTTGAAAGCAGGCTGCTCAGGAGTGGAGAATCCCATTTTTACCAACCGAGCCATATTACTATTTACCTCTACGGCTATTATCCTGACTTTAACATAACAAGCCAGGGAGAGCCTCTAACGATGTCGGAGAAGGAAAATAACCCCCACTATGCTGTCGTACTCTACCAGTTCAACAATCATATAGGCTCATATATACTTGAACCTGGGCAGACGATAGATATGGATGGCTACACGATTTCCTTTAATGACTCTGTTCTTTACACGGGTCTTACCTATAGGAAGGATTTTGGCTACTTCTTCGTATTGGCAGGAAGCCTTGCGATGCTTCTTGGTTTGATACTTTCCTTCTATCTTTATCCAAGGTTTATTATTGTTGAGAATGGAAGGGTTTCTCCAATAACAAGGCAGAACAGCTGGGGCTTCAGCTACCAGGTAAGAAGGATGCTAAAGCAGATAACGGGACGGGAGGTAAGCTGA